From a single Lewinella sp. LCG006 genomic region:
- the ileS gene encoding isoleucine--tRNA ligase codes for MYKSYKQLNLPEIDQEILRFWETENIFDRSIQERDPEKTYVFYEGPPSANGLPGIHHVMARAIKDIFCRFHTLQGERVDRKGGWDTHGLPIELSVEKELGITKDDIGKKISVDEYNQKCRETVMRYKDIWDDLTRKMGYWVDLDNPYITYENSYIESVWFLLQRLHRKGLMYKGYTIQPFSPAAGTGLSSHELNMPGAYKEIRDTSAVAQFKVKGTDNEYILAWTTTPWTLPSNTALAVGKKIPYVKVRTFNRYTQEPMLVTLAKDRLNAYFSEAKPDMTAADAQPGNKPYPYIEIVAEMTGEELAGTRYEQLMPYVQPEGDAFRVIVGDFVSTEDGTGIVHIAPTFGADDMRVAKENDIPALLVKDEFGNPMPLVDRQGKFVAEVTDFAGRYVKDYGQEEERPTDVDIVIKLKEENKLFHSEKYLHSYPHCWRTDRPVLYYPLDSWFVRASDYKERMSELNKTINWKPVSTGEGRFGKWLENLQDWNLSRSRFWGIPLPIWRTEDGKQEICIGSIPELTREVEKANKVLGLSQQVPKDLHRPYIDEIVLVSEDGQTMKRELDLIDVWFDSGAMPYAQWGLDYEKLAAGDEQPFKAPFEQSFPANFIAEGVDQTRGWFYTLHAIAVMAYDTVSFKNVVSNGLVLDKNGQKMSKRLGNAADPFDTLKEYGADATRWYMMANSDPWDNLKFDLEGIEEVRRKLFGTLFNTYSFFTLYANIDEWQPLTGQSIPVAERPEIDRWIISKLNSLTKEVQEQLSAYEPTKACRAVERFVDEHLSNWYVRLCRRRFWKGEMNADKQAAYETLYECLVTTAQLMSPVAPFFSDWLYCNLTEGVKEAAKKEGSRLQYDSVHLSLLEPADEALIDLGLEERMDYAQRISSLVLSIRKKDMIRVRQPLQKILLPVLDAGFEHQVEEVKDLILAEVNVKEIAYLRDDEEGFLKKRIKPNFKTLGKRLGKNMKAAAQAINQFGQEDIAALEKSGTYTLVVGDENFELTMEDFEITTEDIPGWKVATDGKLTVALDLTLTELLEDEGMARELVNRIQNIRKDKDFEVTDRITVVISDDPAIERAVNNFGDLIKGEVLADALLIGDASGGEAVELPGELEAMIAVEKRS; via the coding sequence ATGTACAAGTCGTATAAACAGCTGAACTTACCCGAGATCGACCAGGAAATCCTCCGGTTTTGGGAGACCGAAAACATCTTCGATCGCTCTATCCAGGAACGCGATCCAGAGAAGACTTACGTTTTTTATGAAGGCCCTCCGTCGGCCAATGGCCTGCCCGGTATTCACCACGTCATGGCCCGTGCCATCAAAGATATCTTCTGCCGCTTCCATACGCTCCAAGGCGAGCGCGTCGACCGTAAAGGTGGCTGGGATACGCACGGTTTGCCCATCGAACTGAGTGTAGAGAAAGAACTGGGCATCACCAAGGACGATATTGGCAAGAAAATTTCGGTAGACGAATACAACCAGAAGTGCCGCGAAACCGTGATGCGCTACAAGGACATCTGGGACGACCTGACCCGCAAGATGGGCTACTGGGTAGACCTGGACAATCCTTACATCACTTACGAGAACAGCTATATCGAGTCGGTATGGTTCCTTTTGCAGCGCCTGCACCGCAAGGGTTTGATGTACAAAGGATATACCATCCAGCCATTTTCTCCGGCTGCGGGTACGGGACTGAGTTCGCACGAGCTGAACATGCCGGGTGCTTACAAAGAAATCCGCGACACCTCGGCAGTAGCTCAATTTAAAGTAAAGGGTACCGACAACGAGTACATCCTGGCGTGGACAACCACTCCCTGGACCCTTCCTTCCAATACAGCGCTGGCGGTTGGCAAAAAGATTCCTTACGTGAAGGTTCGCACCTTCAACCGCTACACGCAGGAACCGATGTTGGTGACTTTGGCAAAAGATCGGCTGAATGCCTATTTTTCGGAAGCCAAGCCCGATATGACGGCCGCAGATGCGCAGCCCGGCAACAAGCCTTACCCTTACATCGAGATCGTCGCCGAGATGACGGGGGAAGAACTGGCGGGTACCCGCTACGAACAGCTGATGCCTTACGTTCAACCCGAAGGTGATGCTTTCCGTGTGATCGTTGGTGACTTTGTGAGTACGGAAGACGGTACAGGGATCGTACACATTGCACCGACCTTTGGTGCGGATGATATGCGCGTAGCCAAGGAGAACGACATCCCTGCCTTGTTGGTAAAAGACGAATTTGGCAACCCGATGCCACTGGTAGATCGCCAGGGTAAATTTGTGGCAGAAGTCACAGATTTTGCGGGCCGCTACGTAAAAGACTACGGCCAGGAGGAAGAGCGCCCCACAGATGTAGACATCGTGATCAAACTCAAGGAAGAGAACAAACTTTTCCATTCGGAGAAATACCTGCACTCGTACCCTCACTGCTGGCGGACGGATCGCCCGGTGCTGTACTACCCGCTCGACAGCTGGTTTGTACGGGCCAGTGATTACAAGGAGCGCATGTCGGAACTCAACAAGACCATCAACTGGAAGCCCGTCAGTACGGGTGAAGGTCGTTTCGGAAAATGGCTGGAGAACCTGCAAGACTGGAACCTGAGTCGTTCCCGCTTTTGGGGTATCCCGCTGCCGATCTGGCGCACCGAAGATGGCAAGCAAGAAATCTGTATCGGTTCTATCCCCGAACTTACCCGCGAGGTGGAGAAAGCCAATAAAGTGCTGGGGCTGAGCCAGCAAGTTCCCAAAGACCTCCACCGCCCCTACATCGACGAGATTGTACTCGTAAGCGAGGATGGCCAAACGATGAAGCGCGAGCTGGACCTAATCGACGTGTGGTTCGATTCAGGTGCTATGCCTTACGCCCAGTGGGGACTTGACTACGAAAAACTGGCCGCCGGCGACGAGCAGCCTTTCAAGGCTCCTTTTGAGCAAAGTTTTCCCGCTAACTTCATTGCCGAAGGCGTAGATCAAACCCGTGGTTGGTTTTACACCCTGCACGCCATTGCCGTGATGGCCTACGATACCGTATCGTTCAAAAATGTAGTTTCTAACGGACTGGTGCTGGACAAAAACGGACAGAAAATGTCGAAGCGATTGGGCAATGCCGCTGATCCATTTGACACCCTGAAAGAGTACGGTGCTGACGCTACCCGCTGGTACATGATGGCCAACAGCGATCCTTGGGATAACCTCAAATTTGACCTGGAAGGCATAGAAGAAGTGCGCCGCAAATTGTTCGGTACCCTGTTCAATACCTATAGCTTCTTTACACTTTACGCTAACATCGATGAATGGCAGCCATTAACAGGACAGAGCATCCCCGTAGCCGAGCGCCCCGAAATTGATCGTTGGATCATCTCTAAACTCAACAGCCTGACCAAAGAGGTGCAGGAGCAGCTTTCGGCCTACGAGCCTACCAAGGCTTGCCGTGCCGTTGAACGCTTTGTTGATGAACACTTGAGTAACTGGTACGTGCGCCTGTGCCGTCGTCGTTTCTGGAAAGGAGAGATGAATGCCGATAAGCAAGCCGCCTACGAGACCTTGTACGAATGCCTGGTGACAACGGCTCAGTTGATGTCGCCAGTAGCACCGTTCTTTAGTGATTGGCTGTACTGCAACCTTACGGAAGGCGTGAAGGAGGCAGCCAAAAAAGAAGGCTCTCGCCTGCAGTACGACTCCGTACACTTGAGTTTGCTGGAGCCTGCCGACGAAGCCCTGATTGACCTCGGCCTGGAGGAACGGATGGATTATGCTCAGCGTATCTCCAGTCTGGTGCTCAGTATCCGTAAGAAGGACATGATCCGGGTTCGGCAGCCGTTGCAGAAAATCTTACTTCCGGTGCTTGATGCCGGTTTTGAACACCAGGTAGAGGAGGTCAAGGATCTGATCCTGGCCGAAGTAAACGTGAAGGAAATTGCCTATCTACGCGACGATGAAGAAGGCTTCCTGAAAAAGCGGATCAAGCCCAACTTCAAGACGCTCGGTAAGCGCTTGGGTAAAAACATGAAGGCTGCCGCGCAGGCGATCAACCAATTTGGTCAGGAGGATATTGCGGCGCTCGAAAAATCGGGTACTTACACCTTGGTCGTAGGCGACGAAAACTTCGAGCTGACGATGGAGGATTTCGAGATCACGACGGAAGACATCCCCGGCTGGAAAGTAGCCACCGATGGCAAACTCACGGTAGCACTGGACTTGACGCTAACCGAACTTTTGGAAGACGAAGGCATGGCCCGCGAGTTGGTCAATCGTATCCAGAATATCCGCAAAGACAAGGACTTTGAGGTGACGGATCGCATCACCGTAGTGATCAGTGATGATCCTGCCATTGAGCGCGCCGTGAACAACTTTGGTGACTTGATCAAAGGAGAGGTTCTAGCGGACGCCTTGCTGATTGGCGATGCCAGCGGAGGCGAAGCCGTGGAATTGCCCGGAGAATTGGAAGCGATGATTGCAGTGGAGAAGCGCTCTTAG
- a CDS encoding SGNH/GDSL hydrolase family protein yields the protein MRYLFLLIVTVLLGTCNTNDVAKPQGPFPPLPGENTPISYLALGDSYTIGESVAERERYPNQLADSLAKHGINLSPVDIVARTGWTTDELADGIAARDDLQTTYDLVTLLIGVNNQYRNRPIEPYEEEFRSLLEQAIEFAAGDLTRVFVISIPDYAFTSFGNGNPAISEGIDAYNAANKAIAETYGVRYFDITPISREGLNMPSLVANDGLHPSGAQYARWVNLFLTTIKEELEN from the coding sequence ATGCGATATTTATTTTTGCTTATCGTCACCGTCCTGCTGGGAACTTGCAACACCAATGACGTAGCCAAACCGCAGGGGCCTTTCCCACCCTTGCCGGGAGAAAATACACCAATCAGCTATCTGGCGCTGGGAGACTCTTATACGATTGGAGAATCGGTCGCAGAAAGGGAACGCTACCCCAACCAGCTAGCCGACAGTCTGGCGAAGCACGGTATCAACCTGTCTCCGGTAGATATTGTCGCCCGCACGGGTTGGACCACCGATGAATTGGCTGATGGTATTGCGGCACGTGACGACCTCCAAACTACGTATGATTTGGTCACGCTGCTGATTGGGGTAAATAACCAATATAGGAATCGCCCTATTGAGCCTTACGAAGAAGAGTTTCGATCATTGCTAGAACAAGCCATAGAGTTTGCGGCGGGCGATTTGACGAGGGTGTTCGTAATATCGATACCCGATTATGCCTTTACCTCTTTTGGAAATGGCAACCCTGCTATCAGCGAAGGTATTGACGCCTATAATGCAGCCAACAAGGCGATTGCCGAAACCTACGGCGTGCGGTATTTCGATATTACCCCGATCTCCAGAGAAGGCCTAAACATGCCCTCGCTGGTGGCCAATGACGGTCTTCACCCTTCCGGCGCGCAGTATGCCCGTTGGGTGAATTTGTTTTTAACGACAATAAAAGAGGAGTTAGAGAATTAG
- a CDS encoding DUF4837 family protein produces the protein MQMINKLKSDLSSGRFWSYFLLFSLLLLNVFSCANEAVQKSFEAEKNAFGKINRVNVLCDKDVWEGPLGDSIRFYYGAAYPILPQPEPIFDLRHITLEDLRKDPLRKELRTYIVVGNLADQDSETTALILKDVGLEKIRAASADNGYGNSVARNKWAKGQTIVYLYADSEEKLIDNITNSFSAVAKRLHQADEKIIDATAFFNGENVSLASEINALMGVKMRIPEEFKPAMKEAGIVWLRRETSEASSNIILQKIPYTDQAQLSREGIKAIRNEMGKTYVSSTLPDTYMRINDVDLPLIVETTRVNGDYALEARGIWDIVNDFMGGAFISYLVYDPGKKELLFMDAFVHAPGKEKRDLMQQLDYILNTAQY, from the coding sequence ATGCAAATGATAAATAAGCTGAAAAGCGATCTTTCTTCAGGGCGTTTTTGGAGCTATTTTCTGCTCTTTAGTCTTCTGCTACTGAATGTTTTTTCTTGTGCAAATGAGGCTGTTCAGAAAAGCTTCGAAGCGGAAAAGAATGCTTTTGGTAAAATAAATCGCGTCAACGTCTTGTGCGATAAAGATGTCTGGGAGGGCCCATTAGGAGACAGTATACGCTTTTACTATGGTGCTGCCTACCCCATTTTGCCGCAGCCTGAGCCAATTTTTGACCTTCGCCACATCACCTTGGAGGATCTACGTAAGGATCCTTTACGTAAGGAACTTCGGACTTATATAGTAGTGGGCAACCTTGCTGATCAGGACTCCGAAACAACGGCTCTCATCCTAAAGGATGTTGGCCTGGAGAAAATCCGGGCAGCAAGCGCTGATAATGGCTATGGCAATTCTGTAGCCCGGAACAAATGGGCAAAAGGACAGACCATCGTCTACCTCTATGCCGATTCGGAAGAAAAACTCATCGACAACATCACCAATAGCTTCTCCGCCGTAGCAAAACGCCTGCACCAGGCAGACGAGAAAATCATCGACGCTACGGCTTTTTTCAACGGCGAAAATGTAAGTTTAGCAAGTGAGATCAATGCGCTGATGGGGGTCAAGATGCGTATCCCCGAAGAATTTAAGCCCGCCATGAAAGAGGCTGGTATCGTATGGTTACGCCGGGAAACCTCCGAGGCCAGCAGCAATATCATTCTCCAAAAGATTCCCTACACCGATCAAGCGCAGCTTTCCCGAGAAGGGATCAAAGCCATTCGGAATGAGATGGGAAAAACCTATGTCTCTTCCACCTTGCCCGATACTTACATGCGCATCAATGACGTAGATCTTCCGCTCATCGTAGAAACGACCAGGGTCAATGGTGACTACGCACTGGAAGCACGTGGCATCTGGGATATCGTCAATGATTTTATGGGCGGGGCTTTCATCAGCTACCTTGTTTATGACCCCGGCAAGAAAGAACTCCTCTTTATGGACGCCTTTGTACATGCACCCGGAAAAGAAAAGAGGGATTTGATGCAGCAGTTGGATTACATCCTCAATACGGCGCAGTATTAA
- a CDS encoding ArnT family glycosyltransferase, whose protein sequence is MQLPRWLFWSILLLIPVAFLLNLGVQPFIDDEGNRSVVALEMLWSGNYLTPTIHGDYYYNKPPLWNWMLALSFYLHGGASAWAARLPMVLCLLGFAGTVYRVSRRYMSFERSFLVALMLLTCGRILFWESLLGLIDICFSWVTFGLIMVIYHQGERERWNRMFLFSYLLMVVAFMLKGLPAFVFQGLTLLTYLVLKKEWKRLFSWAHLGSGLLAVMILAVYYLAYNQYNSLENVFQALFVESGKRTAVAYSWGDTLKHVLNFPVELFYHFLPWTLLLYLLVKKKNRERLQGYFFLRFCLYALFVNLSVYWLSPNFYPRYILMLLPLGFILLVKMIPPPSAERDNWDKTFYILGGIFILALAGGALATLFVKETQAIPYLYIKGISAFLPLAGLLYYYWKKPAAQFFILAAAFIVFRVGFDLLALPPRAMGGKGHNLEISSVDFANRWQDRELKVFNETHMEPANSYHIEKTLNRIVPRVYSGFDTTTYYIYNAQQYDPALFRTQVDSFMVRHSSYPNYYVGQLRTVDPREIERLTVGERPGF, encoded by the coding sequence GTGCAACTACCTCGCTGGCTATTCTGGTCCATCCTGTTACTCATTCCCGTAGCATTTCTGCTTAACCTGGGCGTGCAACCCTTTATCGATGATGAAGGCAATCGCTCGGTGGTAGCCTTGGAGATGCTTTGGAGTGGCAACTACCTCACGCCCACGATACACGGCGATTATTACTACAACAAACCTCCGCTCTGGAACTGGATGCTGGCTTTGTCGTTTTACCTCCACGGAGGAGCTAGCGCGTGGGCAGCGCGCCTGCCTATGGTGCTCTGTCTGCTGGGGTTTGCCGGCACGGTCTACCGGGTCAGTCGCCGATACATGAGTTTTGAACGGTCTTTCCTGGTGGCCTTAATGTTGCTCACTTGCGGGCGTATTCTTTTCTGGGAATCGCTCTTGGGCTTGATCGATATTTGTTTTTCCTGGGTAACTTTTGGCCTCATCATGGTCATCTACCACCAGGGCGAGCGGGAACGCTGGAACCGGATGTTTCTGTTTTCTTATCTGCTAATGGTGGTGGCCTTTATGCTAAAGGGGCTCCCTGCCTTTGTTTTCCAGGGGCTTACTTTGCTGACCTACCTTGTTTTAAAAAAGGAATGGAAACGACTGTTCTCTTGGGCACACCTCGGCAGTGGGCTTTTGGCGGTAATGATACTGGCCGTTTATTACCTGGCCTACAATCAGTACAACAGCCTGGAGAATGTTTTCCAGGCACTCTTCGTCGAGTCGGGCAAGCGTACGGCCGTTGCTTACAGCTGGGGAGATACCCTCAAACACGTCCTTAATTTCCCAGTAGAGTTGTTTTACCACTTTCTGCCCTGGACCTTGCTGTTGTATTTGTTGGTAAAAAAGAAAAACCGAGAACGCTTGCAGGGCTATTTTTTCCTAAGATTTTGCTTGTACGCCCTTTTTGTCAACCTGTCCGTCTATTGGCTTTCGCCTAATTTTTATCCTCGCTATATTTTGATGCTCTTGCCCTTGGGCTTTATTCTGCTGGTAAAAATGATTCCGCCACCAAGCGCTGAACGCGACAACTGGGACAAGACGTTTTACATCCTTGGCGGGATTTTCATCTTGGCCCTCGCAGGCGGAGCCTTGGCCACCTTGTTTGTAAAAGAAACCCAAGCCATCCCCTACCTTTATATAAAAGGCATCAGTGCATTCCTGCCCTTAGCGGGCTTGCTTTATTACTATTGGAAAAAACCAGCTGCCCAATTCTTTATTCTCGCGGCCGCATTTATTGTCTTCCGAGTTGGTTTCGACTTATTGGCACTCCCTCCCCGGGCGATGGGTGGCAAAGGACATAACCTGGAAATTTCTTCCGTCGATTTTGCCAACCGCTGGCAGGATCGCGAGCTCAAAGTCTTTAACGAAACCCACATGGAGCCCGCCAATTCTTACCACATCGAAAAAACACTGAATCGGATCGTCCCCCGCGTCTACAGCGGATTTGACACCACGACTTACTATATCTACAATGCGCAGCAGTACGATCCGGCCTTGTTTCGCACCCAGGTAGACTCCTTTATGGTTCGTCATTCTTCGTACCCCAATTATTACGTAGGTCAATTACGCACGGTTGATCCCAGGGAGATTGAGCGATTGACGGTGGGGGAAAGGCCGGGGTTTTAA
- a CDS encoding MerC domain-containing protein: MGFSASFLCAIHCMLMPLILSFGLVGSLTWLESPLVEWIFIVSTLVLASWSLLGSLPSHNNKRPLLIAAIGFAIILGVHLLEHVVGHFVAAIGGVLIAYAHYLNWRLMTTCSEGSCRSSYKLIRD; the protein is encoded by the coding sequence ATGGGCTTTTCCGCTTCTTTTCTGTGTGCAATTCATTGTATGCTCATGCCTTTGATACTGTCCTTTGGTTTGGTGGGAAGCCTAACCTGGCTGGAAAGCCCACTCGTAGAGTGGATTTTCATTGTCAGCACACTGGTGCTAGCGAGTTGGTCTTTACTAGGGTCATTGCCTAGCCACAACAATAAGCGTCCATTGCTTATCGCAGCCATCGGGTTTGCCATTATTCTTGGTGTGCATTTATTAGAGCATGTTGTTGGCCACTTCGTTGCGGCTATTGGCGGCGTACTGATCGCCTATGCGCATTATCTCAATTGGCGTCTGATGACCACTTGTAGCGAGGGTTCTTGTCGTTCTTCCTATAAATTAATTCGCGATTAA
- a CDS encoding M15 family metallopeptidase, with the protein MSHLIIADKSMEQPYLIFLKKICRTWCLLALATGALTIACESEHPQNEEYEAKAPLVMEVAQLDTLTQPPAPTPPDTFDYDTTQWLELTYLDSTIQLDLRYATENNFVGQVMYDCPRCFLRPAAARAIIAAHQELKAEGLGLKMYDCYRPRDVQWKLWEIFPQPGYVADPRQGSIHNRGGAVDLTIITKEGEELAMGTDFDFFGPKANHTYTDFPKEVLDNRLKLKTLLGKHGFSPIRSEWWHYNYREEKYELADAEWNCPVE; encoded by the coding sequence ATGTCTCACCTAATTATAGCAGATAAATCAATGGAGCAGCCATACCTGATTTTTTTAAAGAAAATATGCCGCACCTGGTGCCTGTTGGCCCTCGCCACGGGAGCTCTGACCATTGCTTGTGAGTCCGAGCATCCTCAAAACGAGGAATACGAGGCGAAAGCACCACTGGTAATGGAAGTAGCCCAATTGGATACTTTAACCCAGCCGCCGGCACCCACGCCACCCGATACCTTCGATTATGATACTACCCAATGGCTGGAACTTACTTACCTGGACAGCACCATACAACTGGATTTGCGCTACGCCACCGAAAACAACTTCGTTGGCCAGGTGATGTACGATTGTCCCAGGTGTTTCTTGCGCCCGGCAGCAGCGCGGGCGATTATTGCTGCTCACCAAGAGCTAAAAGCGGAAGGATTGGGTTTGAAAATGTATGATTGTTACCGCCCGCGGGATGTACAGTGGAAGTTGTGGGAAATTTTTCCCCAGCCGGGCTACGTGGCCGATCCTCGCCAGGGCTCCATCCATAATCGTGGTGGTGCGGTGGACCTTACGATTATAACGAAAGAAGGAGAAGAACTTGCGATGGGCACTGATTTCGACTTCTTCGGCCCCAAGGCCAATCATACCTATACCGACTTTCCGAAAGAGGTGCTCGATAATCGCTTGAAATTAAAGACTTTATTGGGTAAGCACGGATTCTCCCCCATCCGTAGCGAATGGTGGCATTACAACTATCGGGAGGAAAAATATGAGCTGGCTGATGCCGAATGGAATTGTCCGGTGGAATAA
- a CDS encoding Fur family transcriptional regulator, which produces MNQTIVELLQRHELRKTAMRGEVLKIFLEAGKQAITHPELERRLPDADRITLYRTLKAFEDKGLIHQVVDSGNATKYALCNDACTEHKHHDEHAHFHCNDCGKTICLDSITTSTIQVPRGFKVQQTHLVLEGTCNNCDT; this is translated from the coding sequence ATGAATCAGACCATTGTTGAATTACTGCAACGACACGAACTTCGCAAGACAGCTATGCGGGGGGAAGTACTGAAGATTTTTCTGGAGGCGGGCAAACAGGCCATTACGCATCCGGAACTGGAGCGGCGGCTACCTGATGCTGATCGGATAACGCTGTATCGCACCTTGAAGGCTTTTGAAGACAAAGGGCTTATCCATCAAGTGGTAGATAGTGGCAATGCTACGAAATATGCGCTTTGCAACGACGCCTGCACCGAGCATAAGCATCACGACGAGCATGCACATTTTCATTGCAATGATTGTGGCAAGACCATCTGTCTGGATAGTATCACCACAAGTACCATCCAGGTCCCCAGAGGGTTCAAAGTTCAGCAAACCCACTTGGTGCTGGAGGGTACTTGTAATAATTGTGATACTTAA
- a CDS encoding AAA family ATPase, translating to MAEYKSDVEAVDALARAYQSLKAEIGKVIVGQDEVVKTVIISLFSNGHSLLVGVPGLAKTLLVSTIAEVLDLDFKRIQFTPDLMPSDITGSEILDEDRHFKFNKGPLFSNIVLADEINRTPPKTQAALLEAMQERSVTVAGVRHPLPAPFFVLATQNPIEQEGTYPLPEAQLDRFMFNIPLTYPSYEEEIAVVKATTGKQVTDLKHILSAMQIIEFQQLVRKIPIADNVLEYAVSLASKTRPGTDRATAEVNNYISWGAGPRASQYLVLGAKCHAAINGKYSPDKSDVQAIANYVLRHRIVRNYKAEAEGVTEEDVITHLL from the coding sequence ATGGCGGAGTATAAATCAGATGTAGAAGCAGTAGACGCCCTCGCTCGCGCTTACCAGTCATTGAAAGCAGAAATTGGTAAAGTTATCGTAGGGCAAGACGAAGTGGTGAAAACCGTAATCATTTCCCTCTTTAGCAATGGCCACAGTTTGTTGGTAGGTGTACCCGGGTTGGCGAAAACCCTGTTGGTGAGTACCATCGCAGAAGTACTTGACCTGGATTTCAAGCGTATCCAGTTTACCCCCGATTTGATGCCAAGTGATATTACGGGCTCAGAAATTCTCGACGAAGACCGCCATTTTAAGTTCAACAAAGGACCACTGTTTTCCAATATTGTCCTGGCAGATGAAATCAACCGTACACCGCCCAAAACGCAGGCTGCTCTTTTGGAGGCCATGCAAGAACGTTCAGTGACGGTAGCAGGGGTACGCCACCCATTGCCCGCACCGTTTTTCGTACTGGCAACGCAAAACCCTATTGAGCAAGAAGGTACTTACCCACTACCCGAAGCCCAGCTGGACCGCTTTATGTTCAATATCCCGCTTACCTACCCTTCTTACGAAGAAGAAATAGCGGTGGTAAAAGCCACAACGGGTAAGCAGGTCACCGATTTGAAGCACATTTTGAGTGCTATGCAGATCATTGAGTTCCAGCAATTGGTACGTAAAATTCCGATCGCTGATAATGTGCTGGAATACGCCGTAAGCCTGGCATCAAAGACGCGTCCGGGTACTGATCGTGCTACTGCTGAGGTCAATAACTACATCAGTTGGGGTGCTGGCCCACGGGCTTCACAATACCTGGTGTTAGGTGCCAAGTGCCATGCTGCGATCAATGGTAAATATTCGCCAGACAAGTCAGATGTCCAGGCCATCGCCAACTACGTGTTGCGTCACCGTATCGTCCGTAATTACAAAGCAGAAGCAGAAGGGGTCACCGAAGAAGATGTGATCACCCATTTGCTCTAG